The proteins below come from a single Acidobacteriota bacterium genomic window:
- a CDS encoding GNAT family N-acetyltransferase translates to MQFVDRALARRLESAEEMPQVYHAEWCLKNQPNPVAAVEEIAGGHMIFAGLGSPIGRAVGMGFAAPVTAADMDRLEEFYFSRKAPSKTDYCPLSDPSLLDLTRERGYGIEELNNVLARKLDPDEKFPAHSGFTIRAGQPADLPTIGSIVRRAFFPDGGEPEGFDQMLSPMFAFPGSRTFVAEIDGHIVATGAGLIIPEHKIVGLYGAGTLKDYRGRGLQTAILERRMQVAAQAGCEYAVIITLGGTTSMRNAERLGFRVAYSKATLVKQPPAS, encoded by the coding sequence ATGCAATTCGTGGATCGGGCATTGGCCCGCCGCCTGGAGTCTGCGGAAGAAATGCCGCAGGTGTATCACGCAGAATGGTGTCTGAAGAATCAGCCGAACCCGGTGGCCGCAGTGGAAGAAATCGCGGGCGGGCACATGATCTTTGCCGGACTCGGATCTCCCATCGGACGCGCCGTCGGCATGGGATTCGCAGCGCCTGTCACGGCCGCCGACATGGACCGCCTTGAAGAATTTTACTTTTCCCGCAAGGCACCGTCGAAGACTGACTACTGTCCACTCAGCGACCCGAGCCTGCTCGATCTGACCCGCGAACGCGGTTACGGGATCGAAGAACTCAACAATGTCCTGGCTCGAAAACTGGATCCGGACGAGAAATTTCCCGCTCACTCCGGATTCACGATTCGCGCGGGACAGCCGGCGGATTTGCCTACGATCGGCAGCATCGTCCGGCGAGCGTTCTTTCCGGATGGCGGTGAGCCCGAGGGCTTCGATCAGATGCTCTCGCCCATGTTCGCCTTCCCCGGCAGCCGGACGTTCGTGGCCGAGATTGACGGACACATTGTCGCGACCGGCGCGGGCCTCATCATCCCGGAGCACAAGATCGTCGGGCTCTACGGTGCAGGAACACTCAAGGATTACCGCGGACGCGGCTTACAAACCGCCATCCTCGAACGGCGCATGCAAGTCGCCGCTCAGGCCGGATGCGAGTACGCCGTAATCATCACCTTGGGTGGAACAACGTCCATGCGCAACGCGGAGCGGCTCGGATTCCGCGTGGCGTACAGCAAAGCGACTCTGGTCAAGCAACCGCCAGCATCTTGA
- the asnS gene encoding asparagine--tRNA ligase, with protein sequence MSAPISTIAEIGKYEGQAVTIRGWLYNLRESGKLLFPQFRDGSGVIQGVVPKNAVPPEVFDAIKGLTQESSVIVEGKVRADKRAPGGYEMDVLNVQVVQRVSESDPYPITPKEHGTEFLMEHRHLWLRSLRQAAILRVRAEIIRAARDFFDGNGFTLTDPPILTPAACEGTSTLFPVDYFEEQAFLTQSGQLYIEATAMALGKVYSFGPTFRAEKSKTRRHLTEFWMVEPEVAYGTLDDMMELAEGLLSFLVKRCLERRRTDLQTIGRDLTKLEKIEAPFPRISYDEAVQKLQEGHSQGALENKFEYGGDLGSPDETYLSSQYDKPVMVHRYPAGVKAFYMEPDPQRPELALCVDVLAPEGYGEIIGGSQRMASHELLLKRIHEHNLPEEAFKWYLDLRKYGSVPHSGFGMGIERAVAWICGLEHVRETIPFPRMLHRLYP encoded by the coding sequence ATGTCCGCACCCATAAGTACGATTGCAGAAATCGGCAAATACGAAGGCCAGGCGGTCACCATCCGCGGCTGGCTCTATAACCTGCGCGAGAGCGGCAAGCTTTTGTTCCCGCAATTTCGCGACGGCTCCGGCGTGATTCAAGGCGTGGTGCCGAAGAACGCAGTCCCGCCAGAAGTATTCGACGCCATCAAAGGCCTGACGCAGGAATCGAGCGTTATCGTCGAAGGCAAGGTCCGCGCCGACAAGCGCGCTCCGGGCGGCTATGAAATGGACGTGTTGAATGTGCAGGTCGTGCAGCGCGTCTCGGAGTCCGATCCGTATCCGATCACCCCGAAGGAGCATGGCACCGAGTTCCTGATGGAGCACCGCCATCTCTGGCTGCGCTCGTTGCGGCAGGCAGCGATTTTGCGGGTGCGTGCCGAGATCATTCGCGCCGCGCGCGATTTCTTTGACGGCAACGGCTTCACGCTGACCGATCCACCGATTCTCACGCCTGCCGCCTGCGAGGGAACGAGCACATTGTTTCCCGTGGACTACTTCGAAGAGCAGGCGTTCCTCACGCAGTCCGGCCAGCTTTACATCGAAGCCACCGCGATGGCACTCGGCAAGGTGTATTCGTTCGGCCCGACGTTCCGTGCGGAGAAATCGAAAACGCGGCGCCATCTCACCGAGTTCTGGATGGTCGAACCCGAAGTCGCCTACGGCACGCTCGACGACATGATGGAACTCGCCGAAGGCTTGCTGAGCTTCCTCGTGAAGCGGTGCCTCGAACGCCGCCGCACGGACCTGCAAACGATCGGACGCGATCTCACGAAACTCGAAAAGATCGAAGCACCCTTTCCGCGCATCAGCTACGACGAAGCCGTCCAGAAACTCCAGGAAGGCCACTCGCAAGGCGCGCTGGAAAACAAATTCGAATACGGTGGAGACCTTGGATCACCGGACGAGACTTACCTGTCGTCGCAATATGACAAGCCGGTCATGGTGCATCGCTATCCCGCGGGCGTGAAGGCGTTTTATATGGAACCCGATCCGCAGCGTCCCGAACTGGCGCTCTGCGTCGATGTGCTGGCTCCCGAAGGTTACGGTGAAATCATCGGCGGATCGCAGCGCATGGCGTCCCATGAACTGCTGCTGAAGCGCATCCACGAGCACAATCTGCCGGAAGAAGCTTTCAAATGGTATCTTGACCTGCGCAAGTACGGCAGCGTGCCGCACAGCGGCTTCGGCATGGGCATCGAGCGAGCCGTAGCGTGGATCTGCGGGCTCGAACACGTGCGGGAAACGATTCCGTTCCCGAGAATGTTGCATCGGCTGTATCCATAA
- the rocF gene encoding arginase codes for MVHTTRASFSSVTPRKIRVIGVPLDLGQSRRGVDMGPSAVRVAGLEARLEAIGHRVEDAGNIVVAIPEQKKEGAANAKYLKEITATCTKGADLVLKTLEAGQVPVVLGGDHSIAAGTVSGVAEFYRRQNQKIGLIWIDAHTDMNSPESSPSGNVHGMPLAAIMGLPPYELGKIYDFTPKVQPENCVLVGIRDVDNFEKENIRKAGVEVFTMRDIDERGMRSVMEEALRMAGRGTAGYHVSLDMDWIDPEDAPGVGTPVWGGATYREAHLAMEIISDHGRMLSFEIVEVNPVIDERNQTADLAVELALSAFGKKIL; via the coding sequence ATGGTTCATACAACACGAGCATCGTTTAGCAGTGTCACTCCCCGAAAGATTCGGGTGATTGGCGTTCCTCTTGACCTGGGGCAGTCTCGCCGTGGCGTGGATATGGGTCCGTCGGCGGTGCGTGTGGCCGGACTGGAAGCTCGCCTGGAAGCAATCGGCCACCGAGTAGAAGACGCCGGCAACATCGTGGTCGCGATTCCTGAGCAAAAGAAGGAAGGCGCCGCCAACGCCAAGTACCTGAAAGAAATCACGGCTACGTGTACCAAGGGCGCAGACCTGGTTCTGAAAACTCTCGAGGCCGGGCAAGTTCCCGTGGTGCTGGGCGGCGATCACTCGATTGCGGCAGGAACGGTTTCCGGGGTCGCGGAATTTTATCGCCGGCAGAATCAGAAAATCGGTTTGATCTGGATTGATGCCCACACCGACATGAACAGCCCTGAATCTTCCCCGAGCGGGAACGTCCATGGGATGCCGCTCGCAGCGATCATGGGACTGCCTCCGTATGAACTCGGCAAGATCTACGACTTCACTCCCAAGGTGCAACCCGAGAATTGTGTGCTCGTGGGAATCCGCGACGTCGACAATTTTGAAAAGGAAAACATCCGCAAAGCCGGCGTCGAAGTTTTCACCATGCGCGACATCGACGAACGAGGAATGCGCTCGGTGATGGAAGAGGCGCTTCGCATGGCCGGACGCGGCACCGCCGGCTATCACGTGTCGCTCGACATGGACTGGATCGATCCCGAAGATGCTCCAGGCGTGGGCACGCCGGTGTGGGGCGGAGCCACCTATCGCGAAGCTCATCTGGCGATGGAAATCATCTCCGACCACGGCCGCATGCTGAGTTTTGAAATTGTGGAAGTCAATCCCGTCATCGACGAACGGAACCAGACGGCCGACTTGGCGGTCGAGCTTGCGTTGTCAGCCTTCGGCAAGAAAATCCTGTAA
- the ggt gene encoding gamma-glutamyltransferase, which translates to MRIQYKLVIVCGFLAMVAGNLTAAPLSPVHAQHAMVASVHELASRAGVETMHAGGNAVDAAVATGFALAVVYPQAGNIGGGGFLLLRKASGEVHFIDFREKAPAAATENMYLDAQGNVIENASLVGYKAVGVPGSVAGLVYAEKKYGKLTLEKVMAPAIRLAREGFALAWEDSEDLKDNDLAKFPASKRIFQRGGKYYQPGEILKQPELARTLERIAKNPGDFYHGALARELAAAVQKGGGLITAKDLADYEVKEREPIHGTYRGYDVISAPPPSSGGTALVEILNILEGFDLAKLGNRSAQTVHLTVEAFRRAFYDRAEFMGDPDFARIPVPQLLDKRYAEAWRESISPSHASASADLKRPKVFNELERVAEFQPMAIREPQNTTHFSVVDPQGNAVAVTTTLNDSFGSRVTAEGLGFLLNDEMDDFAAKQGVPNAYGLIQGPANAIGPGKRPLSAMTPTIVLKDGKLFLVLGSPGGPTIITTVANVLMGVVDFGLDIQEAVNAPRLHHQWLPDVIEVEDRLSPDTMNLLRSKGHTLRVEHLWGDGECIMIDPKTGERLGASDGRNNGKAVGY; encoded by the coding sequence ATGCGTATTCAATACAAACTGGTCATTGTGTGCGGGTTTCTCGCAATGGTTGCGGGGAATCTGACCGCTGCGCCGCTGAGTCCAGTCCATGCCCAGCATGCGATGGTGGCGAGCGTGCACGAACTGGCATCGCGCGCCGGTGTCGAGACGATGCACGCGGGTGGGAATGCTGTGGACGCGGCGGTGGCTACCGGGTTTGCGCTCGCCGTGGTGTATCCACAGGCTGGAAACATCGGTGGAGGCGGGTTCCTGCTATTGCGGAAAGCAAGCGGGGAAGTACACTTCATCGATTTTCGAGAGAAGGCGCCCGCCGCTGCTACCGAGAACATGTATCTCGACGCGCAAGGCAACGTGATCGAGAACGCGAGCCTGGTCGGATACAAGGCGGTCGGAGTTCCGGGATCGGTCGCAGGCCTGGTGTATGCGGAAAAAAAATACGGCAAGCTGACGCTCGAAAAAGTGATGGCCCCGGCCATTCGCCTGGCACGCGAGGGGTTTGCTCTGGCATGGGAAGATTCTGAAGACCTGAAAGACAACGATCTTGCGAAGTTCCCGGCATCGAAACGCATCTTCCAGCGGGGCGGCAAGTATTATCAGCCGGGAGAAATCCTGAAGCAGCCGGAACTGGCGCGCACGCTCGAGAGAATCGCCAAAAATCCGGGCGACTTCTATCACGGCGCCCTCGCCCGCGAACTTGCGGCAGCCGTGCAAAAAGGTGGCGGCCTCATCACGGCCAAAGACCTGGCGGACTACGAAGTCAAAGAGCGCGAGCCGATTCACGGCACGTATCGGGGATACGACGTCATCAGCGCTCCGCCGCCATCGTCGGGCGGAACGGCTCTGGTCGAAATTCTTAACATTCTCGAAGGCTTCGATCTCGCCAAACTCGGCAACCGTTCGGCGCAAACCGTCCATTTGACGGTCGAAGCGTTTCGCCGTGCCTTCTACGATCGTGCGGAATTCATGGGCGATCCCGACTTCGCAAGGATCCCCGTACCGCAGTTGCTCGACAAGCGTTATGCCGAAGCATGGCGTGAATCCATCAGTCCCAGCCATGCCAGCGCCAGCGCAGATCTAAAACGCCCCAAGGTCTTCAATGAACTGGAACGGGTCGCCGAATTCCAGCCGATGGCGATTCGCGAACCACAAAATACAACCCACTTTTCGGTTGTCGATCCGCAGGGCAACGCAGTCGCGGTGACGACTACGCTGAATGACTCGTTTGGGTCCCGGGTTACCGCCGAGGGCTTGGGCTTCCTGCTCAACGACGAAATGGACGACTTCGCAGCCAAGCAGGGCGTCCCCAATGCCTACGGACTGATTCAGGGCCCCGCCAACGCGATCGGCCCCGGCAAGCGTCCGCTTTCCGCGATGACGCCGACGATCGTCCTTAAAGACGGCAAGCTCTTCCTGGTGCTGGGCTCGCCCGGCGGTCCAACCATCATTACGACGGTCGCGAATGTCCTCATGGGAGTGGTCGATTTTGGCCTGGACATCCAGGAAGCCGTCAATGCGCCGAGGTTGCATCATCAGTGGCTCCCTGACGTAATTGAGGTGGAAGACCGCCTGTCTCCCGATACAATGAACCTATTGCGGTCCAAGGGACATACCTTGAGAGTCGAGCACCTGTGGGGTGACGGAGAGTGCATCATGATTGACCCCAAAACAGGCGAACGCCTGGGTGCGAGTGACGGCCGCAATAACGGGAAGGCGGTAGGGTACTGA
- a CDS encoding sugar phosphate isomerase/epimerase, with product MQRAVSTYIYVKERLHPGLLDELVKAGAQAIEIFAARQHFDYANRKQHIREIADWFNSTGIPLNSVHAPLYSDYEWGRTGSPPVNIASVDRGQRIEAMDEIKRALEIAEQIPFRFLVQHIGNQNEEFDEKKFESAMTSIEHLRAFAKPLGVRILVENIPNELSTPERLVEFIRTSHMDDVGVCFDCGHAHMMGGVPQAFETLKKYICSTHVHDNHADKDTHLWPGQGTINWKETMELLRTAPQTPPLLLEIDGEEKKSPSPEVIATFRTLEDS from the coding sequence ATGCAGAGAGCCGTCTCAACATACATCTATGTGAAGGAACGGCTTCATCCGGGATTGCTGGATGAGCTCGTGAAAGCCGGCGCGCAGGCGATCGAAATTTTCGCCGCCCGGCAACACTTCGACTACGCGAACCGAAAGCAGCACATTCGCGAAATTGCCGACTGGTTCAACTCCACGGGCATCCCTCTGAACTCCGTACACGCGCCTCTCTATTCGGACTACGAGTGGGGACGAACCGGCTCGCCTCCAGTGAACATCGCGTCGGTCGACCGCGGCCAGCGTATCGAAGCCATGGACGAAATCAAGCGCGCGCTTGAAATTGCCGAGCAGATTCCATTCCGCTTCCTGGTGCAGCACATCGGAAATCAGAACGAAGAGTTTGACGAGAAGAAATTCGAATCGGCCATGACCTCGATCGAGCACCTGCGCGCTTTCGCCAAGCCGCTGGGAGTACGGATTCTGGTCGAGAATATTCCGAACGAATTGTCCACACCCGAGCGCCTGGTAGAGTTCATCCGGACGTCACACATGGACGACGTCGGCGTCTGCTTCGATTGCGGCCACGCTCACATGATGGGTGGCGTGCCCCAGGCATTCGAGACGCTCAAGAAATACATCTGCTCGACCCACGTGCATGACAATCATGCCGACAAAGACACGCACCTGTGGCCGGGCCAGGGCACCATCAACTGGAAAGAGACCATGGAACTACTGCGCACCGCTCCTCAGACGCCGCCCCTGCTGCTGGAGATCGATGGCGAAGAAAAGAAAAGCCCAAGTCCGGAAGTGATCGCCACGTTCCGCACGCTCGAAGATTCCTAG